A genomic window from Rhizobium sp. EC-SD404 includes:
- the hisI gene encoding phosphoribosyl-AMP cyclohydrolase: MTTAFAAPAGKAELEEGSALTPRFSADGLVTAVVTDSRDGVLLMVAHMNAETLALTLETGIAHYYSRSRRAIWKKGESSGNLQRVTEIRVDCDQDAIWLMVDVDGHGATCHTGRRSCFYRKVETDADGNQRLVTDAAAPLFDPTMVYEK, encoded by the coding sequence ATGACGACTGCATTTGCAGCACCCGCCGGCAAGGCCGAGCTCGAAGAAGGCTCGGCTTTGACACCCCGTTTCTCAGCGGATGGACTTGTGACCGCCGTCGTGACCGACAGTCGCGACGGCGTTTTGCTGATGGTCGCGCACATGAACGCTGAAACTTTGGCGCTTACCCTCGAGACGGGCATAGCGCACTATTACAGCCGCTCCCGCCGCGCGATCTGGAAGAAGGGCGAAAGCTCGGGCAATCTTCAGCGCGTCACCGAGATCCGCGTCGACTGCGACCAGGACGCCATCTGGCTCATGGTCGATGTCGATGGCCACGGTGCTACCTGCCACACGGGGCGTCGCTCATGCTTCTATCGAAAGGTGGAAACGGACGCCGACGGCAACCAGCGCTTGGTCACCGATGCCGCAGCGCCACTTTTTGATCCGACGATGGTCTATGAGAAATAG
- a CDS encoding patatin-like phospholipase family protein: MMNWSGRRSGGEIVHDAPDRDFSDPQLTTAPPLIPPQIPAPDQKRAPIALALGGGAARGWAHIGVLRALDEAGIEIGMIAGTSIGALVGGCYLAGKLDELEAFARSLTMRRIAGLLDFTIRGGGLFGGMRLNNRMNEHLEGINIQDLDRPFVAIATEVTTGHEVWITRGSLVTAIRASYALPGIFEPVKCNGRTLVDGALVNPVPVSICRAYEEPLVVAVNLHYDLYGRSAVIKHSASAPSPDEVTLSRRQTESRTTFTDRAERRFGMTGVMVEAYNIIQDRISRARLAGDPPDLSILPKLSDIGLSEFHRADEAIARGYEDARAHIREIDRLQRVLVR, encoded by the coding sequence ATGATGAACTGGTCGGGCAGACGAAGTGGTGGCGAAATCGTCCATGATGCGCCTGACCGGGATTTCTCAGATCCTCAACTGACGACAGCACCCCCATTGATCCCACCCCAGATACCCGCACCCGATCAGAAACGCGCGCCGATCGCCCTTGCGCTGGGCGGTGGTGCGGCGCGCGGCTGGGCCCATATCGGCGTGCTTCGGGCGCTCGACGAGGCCGGCATCGAGATCGGCATGATCGCGGGCACCTCGATCGGCGCGCTGGTCGGTGGCTGCTATCTCGCCGGCAAGCTCGATGAGCTCGAAGCCTTTGCACGCAGCCTGACCATGCGGCGCATTGCGGGGCTGCTGGATTTCACGATACGCGGCGGCGGCCTCTTCGGCGGCATGCGGCTCAACAACCGCATGAACGAGCATCTCGAAGGCATCAACATCCAGGATCTCGACCGGCCTTTCGTTGCCATCGCCACCGAGGTAACGACAGGCCACGAAGTCTGGATCACGCGCGGCTCGCTCGTCACGGCCATCCGTGCGTCTTACGCGCTGCCCGGGATCTTCGAGCCGGTGAAATGCAATGGCCGCACGCTGGTCGATGGCGCGCTCGTCAATCCGGTGCCGGTGTCTATCTGCCGCGCCTACGAGGAGCCCTTGGTCGTCGCGGTCAACCTGCACTACGATCTTTACGGTCGCTCCGCAGTCATCAAGCACAGCGCCTCGGCGCCCTCGCCCGACGAAGTGACCCTCAGCCGCCGCCAGACCGAAAGCCGCACGACGTTCACGGACCGCGCCGAGCGCCGTTTCGGCATGACCGGCGTCATGGTGGAAGCCTACAACATCATCCAGGATCGCATCTCGCGCGCGCGCCTTGCCGGCGATCCGCCGGACCTCTCCATCCTGCCGAAGCTGTCAGATATCGGCCTGTCGGAATTCCATCGCGCCGACGAGGCGATCGCGCGCGGCTACGAGGATGCCCGGGCGCATATTCGCGAGATCGATCGACTCCAGCGCGTGCTCGTGCGCTAG
- a CDS encoding TetR/AcrR family transcriptional regulator, whose product MRIITRNSRQRILEAANELARDVGPGNLSLDAVAHRAGLSKGGLLYNFPTKAKLMEALVEMHISQHRQALETAQMRHRGKPNALSLAVVDTFLEECGTKQKPASGVLAAIAEDPSFIEPMRLYQRELVARLKAESDDPDLAHLAYLTIEGLRCLQLFEVDAFSVEDSRRLLLRMVQMVARELGLEAPLAPTKAVVEASR is encoded by the coding sequence ATGCGCATCATCACCCGGAATTCAAGACAACGCATTTTGGAAGCCGCCAACGAACTTGCCCGCGACGTCGGTCCCGGCAATCTTTCGCTGGACGCCGTAGCCCATCGGGCAGGGCTATCGAAAGGGGGGCTTCTCTACAACTTCCCGACGAAGGCGAAGTTGATGGAGGCGCTGGTCGAGATGCACATCTCCCAGCATCGCCAAGCGCTCGAAACTGCCCAGATGCGTCACCGCGGCAAACCGAACGCGCTCTCTCTTGCCGTCGTCGACACCTTTCTCGAGGAATGTGGCACCAAGCAAAAGCCGGCGAGCGGCGTTCTGGCGGCAATCGCCGAAGACCCGAGCTTCATCGAGCCGATGCGGCTTTATCAACGGGAACTCGTGGCGCGCCTTAAGGCGGAGTCGGACGATCCGGACCTTGCCCATCTCGCCTATCTCACGATCGAGGGTCTGCGATGTCTGCAACTGTTCGAGGTCGACGCCTTCTCGGTGGAAGATAGCCGGCGGTTGTTGCTCCGGATGGTGCAAATGGTGGCGCGCGAGCTCGGGCTTGAAGCGCCGCTGGCGCCTACGAAAGCTGTCGTCGAAGCGTCTCGCTAG
- a CDS encoding efflux RND transporter periplasmic adaptor subunit translates to MIKRFLIAFVLLAVVCGGLVYFNIFRNQAIEDFFATMQQPALPVQTVTAEPAIWQPGIEAIGTVSAVRGVDLAVEAGGVVREVNFTSNDAIEEGALLVQIDDQIEQSNLIAARANLTLAEQTLARAQQLRTRGVSAESSLEEAEANSQAAQSEIASLNATLSQKALEAPFSGTIGIPQVEAGQYVTTGTVVATLQDLSRMRVDFSVPEQQRSQLEIGQTIRVGTENGTFDYNGTIVGIEPRINPATRLVSIRAEVDNAEEALNPGQFARVRVELPEEPDVIALPQTAIISSLYGDYVYVVRPASEEQQAAAEQAAEQAEEMPEAAPAAAPAEDAGEAMEARQIFVTTGRRNGNLVEVAEGLSAGDIVVSAGQNRLSNGALVTIDESESPLNSSNPQTAEQVAQ, encoded by the coding sequence ATGATAAAAAGATTCCTGATCGCCTTCGTCTTGCTCGCGGTGGTCTGCGGCGGCTTGGTCTATTTCAACATCTTCCGCAATCAGGCGATCGAAGACTTCTTCGCCACGATGCAGCAGCCTGCTTTGCCTGTGCAGACTGTCACGGCTGAGCCGGCCATCTGGCAGCCCGGCATCGAGGCGATCGGCACGGTCAGCGCGGTTCGCGGCGTCGACCTTGCCGTCGAAGCCGGCGGTGTGGTGCGCGAAGTGAACTTCACGTCCAACGATGCGATCGAGGAAGGCGCTCTGCTCGTGCAGATCGACGATCAGATCGAACAGTCGAACCTGATCGCTGCACGCGCAAACCTGACCTTGGCCGAGCAGACACTCGCCCGCGCCCAGCAGCTGCGCACGCGTGGCGTCAGCGCCGAGTCGAGCCTTGAGGAAGCGGAAGCGAACTCCCAGGCCGCACAGTCCGAGATCGCCTCGCTGAACGCGACCCTCAGCCAGAAAGCGCTGGAAGCACCCTTCTCGGGCACGATCGGCATTCCGCAGGTGGAAGCTGGGCAATACGTCACGACCGGCACCGTCGTTGCTACTTTGCAGGACCTGTCGCGCATGCGGGTGGACTTCTCGGTTCCCGAGCAGCAACGCAGTCAGCTGGAGATCGGCCAGACCATTCGCGTCGGCACCGAGAACGGAACGTTCGACTATAACGGCACGATCGTCGGCATCGAGCCGCGCATCAATCCGGCTACACGCCTGGTCTCGATACGCGCCGAAGTCGACAACGCCGAAGAAGCCCTCAATCCCGGCCAGTTCGCGCGCGTCCGTGTCGAACTTCCCGAAGAGCCCGATGTCATTGCCTTGCCACAGACCGCGATCATCTCCAGTCTCTATGGCGACTACGTTTATGTCGTCCGCCCTGCCTCTGAAGAGCAGCAGGCGGCAGCTGAACAAGCCGCAGAGCAGGCGGAAGAAATGCCGGAAGCCGCACCTGCCGCTGCGCCGGCCGAAGATGCTGGCGAGGCCATGGAGGCGCGCCAGATCTTCGTGACCACCGGCCGCCGCAACGGCAATCTCGTCGAGGTGGCCGAAGGACTGTCGGCCGGCGACATCGTCGTTTCTGCCGGTCAGAACCGCCTCTCCAACGGCGCCCTCGTCACGATCGACGAGAGCGAAAGCCCCTTGAACAGCAGCAACCCGCAGACAGCCGAGCAGGTGGCGCAATGA
- a CDS encoding efflux RND transporter permease subunit gives MNISNTFIQRPVLSTVLGALILLLGFQGLFSLSVRQYPEVEETVVTINTVYPGANADLIQGFITAPIAAAVSTTENIDYVTSQSRPSSSTVTVQMELGADPDIALTEVMSKVQQVRGQLPSQSEDPIITKGTGQQFAIMYLAVQNPNMSAEQLTEYLERVVRPRMSTIEGVAEIQILGAANYAMRVWIDPIRLAARGVTASEVTQAINASNFLSAPGRTENEYVAQAITLQSTLQTPEAFGQLPITSDGDNVVRLADVAEVELAAESDDTIVNFNGEPGIFIGVFPTPSANPLDTADAVIGELPAIADTLPDGMTVEMVYNATETISASIEEVFVTIAEAVVIVIVVILLFLGSFRSTLMPIVTIPLSLIGVCFFLMALGYSINLLSLLAMVLAIGLVVDDAIIVVENIHRHIEEGMDPMEASKKSMEEISLAIVAMTITLAAVFAPIGFTGGLTGSLFREFAFTLAGAVIISGLVALTITPMMSARVLKAGNHSRFQKAVDRTFERLANWYERMVSGSLNYRPVTMMIALSLMALTGYLFLQTSSELAPEEDEGALFSLVTAPRYATSEYTSAFVDQLADNTSDIEEVRAQFSIVGMGGQTNSAFAVWALDDWGDRERSQAEIQQDIQGRIAPVNGVEALVFAPPSLPGAGGGLPISMVIQSTGESSQVFEVAEQIRQEAQASGQFIVVQNSLSYDSPQITMTIDRDRAAALNVPISDIGNTLNVLVGGGAVAQFDRDSNSYDIITQVPEEYRNNPQALTDFFIRSTTGTMIPLSSVVSVETGAAPASIEQFNQLNAATISALPLPGVTTGDGLQTIVDIAQPILPDSFFLEYSGQSRLEIEQGNTILIAFALAIVVIYLVLAAQFESFRDPFIIMMSVPLSIFGAILPLNLGLGTINIYTQVGLITLIGIITKHGILLVEFANQRREEGFTIREAIVESAKVRLRPILMTTAALALAVVPLIIAAGAGAAARQAMGIVIFSGLCIGTLFTLFVVPMFYTYIAKPESAMKRHADKDVPSGHSPSPAPAE, from the coding sequence ATGAATATCTCCAACACCTTCATTCAGCGCCCGGTTCTTTCCACAGTCCTCGGCGCGCTGATCCTCCTGCTCGGATTTCAGGGGCTCTTCAGCCTTTCGGTGCGCCAGTACCCGGAAGTCGAGGAAACCGTAGTTACCATCAACACGGTCTATCCCGGCGCCAATGCCGACCTGATCCAGGGCTTCATCACCGCCCCGATCGCGGCTGCCGTGTCGACAACGGAAAACATCGATTACGTCACCTCCCAGAGCCGCCCCTCCAGCAGCACCGTCACCGTGCAGATGGAACTCGGCGCCGATCCAGACATCGCGCTCACCGAAGTCATGTCGAAGGTCCAGCAGGTGCGCGGCCAGCTGCCGTCGCAATCCGAAGACCCGATCATCACCAAGGGCACCGGCCAGCAATTCGCGATCATGTATCTGGCGGTTCAAAACCCCAACATGAGCGCCGAACAGCTCACCGAATATCTGGAGCGCGTGGTCCGCCCCCGGATGTCGACCATCGAGGGCGTAGCCGAAATCCAGATTCTCGGAGCGGCCAACTACGCCATGCGCGTCTGGATCGATCCGATCCGGCTCGCGGCGCGCGGGGTGACTGCATCGGAAGTCACGCAGGCCATCAATGCCTCCAACTTCCTGTCGGCGCCCGGCCGTACCGAAAACGAATACGTCGCCCAGGCGATCACGCTGCAGTCGACCCTCCAGACGCCGGAAGCCTTCGGGCAACTGCCGATCACCTCCGACGGTGACAATGTCGTGCGCCTTGCCGACGTCGCGGAGGTGGAGCTTGCTGCCGAAAGCGACGACACCATCGTCAACTTCAATGGTGAGCCCGGCATCTTTATCGGCGTCTTCCCGACGCCGTCGGCAAACCCGCTCGATACGGCCGATGCCGTCATCGGCGAGCTTCCGGCCATCGCCGACACCCTGCCTGACGGCATGACCGTGGAGATGGTCTACAACGCCACCGAAACCATCAGTGCCTCGATTGAGGAAGTGTTCGTCACCATCGCGGAAGCCGTGGTGATCGTTATCGTCGTCATCTTGCTCTTCCTCGGGTCGTTCCGCTCGACGCTCATGCCGATCGTCACCATCCCGCTGTCCCTCATCGGGGTTTGCTTCTTCCTGATGGCACTCGGCTACTCGATCAACCTTCTGTCGCTGCTCGCCATGGTGCTCGCCATCGGCCTCGTGGTCGACGACGCCATCATCGTTGTCGAGAACATCCATCGCCACATCGAAGAAGGCATGGATCCGATGGAGGCCTCCAAGAAGAGCATGGAGGAGATCTCGCTCGCCATCGTTGCCATGACGATCACGCTTGCGGCGGTGTTCGCACCGATCGGCTTCACCGGCGGCCTCACCGGTTCTCTTTTCCGAGAATTTGCGTTCACGCTTGCCGGCGCGGTCATCATCTCGGGCCTCGTGGCGTTGACCATTACGCCGATGATGAGCGCCCGCGTTCTCAAGGCCGGCAATCACAGCCGTTTCCAGAAAGCCGTCGACCGCACATTCGAGCGGCTCGCGAACTGGTATGAGCGCATGGTGTCGGGCTCGCTCAACTACCGTCCCGTGACGATGATGATCGCGCTCAGCCTCATGGCGCTGACCGGCTATCTCTTCTTGCAGACGTCGAGCGAACTGGCTCCGGAAGAAGACGAAGGTGCACTCTTCTCGCTGGTTACGGCGCCACGCTACGCCACGAGCGAGTACACCAGCGCTTTTGTCGATCAGCTCGCCGACAATACGAGCGACATCGAGGAAGTGCGCGCGCAGTTCTCGATCGTCGGCATGGGTGGCCAGACCAATTCGGCCTTCGCCGTTTGGGCGTTGGACGACTGGGGCGATCGCGAACGCTCCCAGGCGGAGATCCAGCAGGATATCCAGGGCCGCATCGCGCCCGTCAACGGCGTCGAAGCCCTCGTCTTCGCACCGCCGTCCCTCCCCGGTGCGGGCGGTGGCCTTCCGATCTCCATGGTCATCCAGTCGACCGGCGAATCGAGTCAGGTCTTCGAGGTCGCCGAACAAATCCGCCAGGAGGCCCAGGCCTCCGGTCAGTTCATCGTGGTGCAGAACTCGCTGTCCTATGACAGCCCGCAGATCACCATGACGATCGACCGCGATCGTGCGGCAGCGCTCAACGTGCCCATCAGCGACATCGGCAACACATTGAATGTCCTTGTCGGCGGTGGCGCGGTCGCGCAGTTCGACCGTGATTCCAACAGCTACGACATCATCACCCAGGTGCCGGAGGAGTATCGCAACAATCCTCAGGCGCTGACGGATTTCTTCATCCGCTCGACGACGGGTACGATGATCCCGCTATCGTCGGTCGTCAGCGTCGAGACCGGCGCCGCGCCTGCATCGATCGAACAGTTCAATCAGTTGAACGCCGCGACGATATCGGCCCTGCCCCTCCCTGGCGTGACGACCGGCGACGGACTGCAGACGATCGTCGACATCGCGCAGCCCATCTTGCCGGACAGTTTCTTCCTGGAATATTCCGGCCAGTCGCGCCTCGAAATCGAGCAAGGCAACACGATCCTGATCGCCTTCGCGCTCGCAATCGTGGTGATCTACCTCGTGCTCGCGGCGCAGTTCGAAAGCTTCCGAGATCCGTTCATCATCATGATGTCGGTGCCGCTCTCGATCTTCGGCGCGATCCTGCCGCTCAATCTCGGACTTGGGACGATCAACATCTACACCCAGGTCGGGTTGATCACGCTGATCGGCATCATCACCAAGCATGGCATTTTGTTGGTGGAGTTCGCCAATCAGCGCCGTGAGGAAGGCTTCACCATCCGCGAGGCGATCGTGGAGTCGGCCAAGGTCCGCCTGCGCCCGATCCTGATGACGACGGCCGCGCTCGCGCTCGCCGTGGTTCCGTTGATCATTGCAGCCGGTGCAGGCGCCGCAGCGCGCCAGGCCATGGGCATCGTGATCTTCTCGGGCCTATGCATCGGAACGCTGTTCACGCTCTTCGTCGTGCCGATGTTCTACACGTACATCGCGAAGCCGGAATCGGCCATGAAGCGCCACGCCGATAAGGACGTGCCTTCCGGCCACTCCCCTTCACCGGCCCCGGCCGAGTGA
- a CDS encoding BMP family ABC transporter substrate-binding protein: MKRTLLALAASASAIMLAGPAAAQMDQVKACFIYVGPVGDFGWSYQHDQGRLFAEEHFGDRLETAFLESVPEGADAERAIERFARSGCNIIFTTSFGYMDATNAVAERYPDIKFEHATGYKRDHPNVATYDSRFYQGRYIIGQIAAEMSETGSAGYIGSFPIPEVVQGINSFMLGAQSVNPDFELKVVWVNTWFDPGREADAARALIDQGVDILTQHTDSTGPMQVAAERGIFAFGQASDMIEFGPETQLTSIIDDWGPYYVERIEAVLDGTWEQQATWDGLAEGHVVMADYANMPDDVKAQAEATEESISSGEFHPFTGPINKQDGTEWLAEGAVADDGALSSMNFYVEGIDDQLPQ, encoded by the coding sequence ATGAAACGTACTCTTCTCGCTCTCGCCGCTTCGGCCAGCGCGATCATGCTCGCCGGCCCTGCCGCCGCGCAGATGGACCAGGTCAAGGCCTGCTTCATCTATGTCGGCCCCGTCGGTGACTTCGGCTGGTCCTACCAGCACGACCAGGGCCGTCTCTTTGCGGAAGAGCATTTCGGCGACCGCCTGGAAACGGCGTTCCTCGAAAGCGTGCCGGAAGGTGCCGATGCCGAGCGCGCCATCGAGCGCTTTGCACGGTCGGGCTGCAACATCATCTTCACGACGTCCTTCGGTTACATGGACGCCACCAACGCCGTCGCCGAGCGCTACCCGGACATCAAGTTCGAGCATGCGACCGGCTACAAGCGCGACCATCCGAATGTCGCGACGTACGATTCGCGCTTCTACCAGGGGCGCTACATCATCGGTCAGATCGCGGCCGAGATGTCGGAAACCGGTTCGGCCGGCTACATCGGCTCGTTCCCGATCCCGGAAGTCGTGCAGGGCATCAACTCGTTCATGCTCGGCGCGCAGTCGGTCAATCCCGATTTCGAGCTGAAGGTCGTCTGGGTCAACACCTGGTTCGATCCAGGCCGTGAAGCCGACGCGGCCCGCGCTCTGATCGACCAGGGCGTCGACATCCTGACGCAGCACACTGACTCCACCGGCCCGATGCAGGTTGCAGCGGAGCGCGGCATCTTCGCGTTCGGCCAGGCTTCGGACATGATCGAATTCGGCCCCGAGACGCAGCTGACCTCGATCATCGACGATTGGGGCCCGTACTATGTCGAGCGGATCGAAGCCGTTCTCGACGGCACCTGGGAGCAGCAGGCGACCTGGGATGGTCTCGCCGAAGGTCACGTCGTGATGGCTGACTATGCCAACATGCCGGACGACGTGAAGGCGCAGGCGGAAGCCACCGAAGAGTCCATCAGCTCGGGCGAGTTCCACCCGTTCACAGGCCCGATCAACAAGCAGGACGGCACCGAGTGGCTCGCTGAAGGCGCTGTCGCCGATGATGGCGCATTGTCCAGCATGAACTTCTACGTCGAAGGCATCGACGACCAGCTGCCGCAGTAA
- a CDS encoding ABC transporter permease: protein MGFFEAVLISVMTAATPLVLAAIGELVVERSGVLNLGVEGMMIMGAVCAFAGAQISGSALVGVVCGMIAGGAFSLLFGFLTLTLVANQVATGLALTILGLGLSGMIGESFIGLPGVRLPVLDIPVLTDIPVIGRILFGQDLLFYASIGLVIGVAWFLFRTRAGLRLRAIGDNHGSAHALGVSVIRVRYLAVLFGGVCSGLAGAHLSLVYTPQWVENMSAGRGWIALALVVFASWRPLRLLAGAYLFGAVSIGGLHAQALGVGIPSQFVSMLPYLATIVVLVLISMDRRLTLINRPASLAQPFVPER, encoded by the coding sequence ATGGGTTTCTTCGAAGCCGTTCTGATTTCGGTGATGACGGCCGCAACGCCGCTGGTGCTCGCTGCCATCGGCGAGCTGGTCGTCGAGCGCTCCGGCGTCCTCAATCTCGGTGTCGAAGGCATGATGATCATGGGCGCGGTCTGCGCCTTTGCCGGCGCGCAGATCTCCGGGTCCGCGCTGGTCGGCGTCGTCTGCGGCATGATCGCCGGCGGGGCGTTCTCGCTGCTCTTCGGTTTCCTGACGCTGACCCTCGTCGCCAATCAGGTGGCCACCGGCCTGGCGTTGACGATCCTCGGACTTGGGCTGTCCGGGATGATCGGCGAAAGCTTCATAGGACTTCCGGGCGTTCGCCTTCCGGTTCTCGATATTCCGGTTCTGACCGACATTCCCGTGATCGGCCGGATCCTGTTCGGGCAGGATCTGCTTTTCTACGCCTCGATCGGCTTGGTCATCGGTGTCGCCTGGTTCCTGTTCAGGACGCGCGCCGGCTTGCGGCTGCGCGCGATCGGCGACAACCACGGCTCGGCCCATGCGCTCGGCGTATCGGTCATCCGCGTGCGCTATCTAGCGGTGCTGTTCGGGGGTGTCTGCTCCGGTCTTGCCGGGGCGCATCTGTCGCTCGTCTATACGCCGCAATGGGTGGAGAACATGTCGGCCGGGCGCGGCTGGATCGCGCTGGCGCTCGTTGTCTTCGCTTCCTGGCGGCCGCTTCGACTTCTTGCCGGTGCCTATCTCTTCGGCGCCGTTTCCATCGGCGGACTGCATGCCCAGGCGCTCGGCGTCGGCATTCCCTCGCAGTTCGTGTCGATGCTTCCCTATCTCGCGACGATCGTCGTTCTCGTTTTGATTTCGATGGATCGCCGCCTGACGCTCATCAACCGTCCCGCCTCGCTTGCCCAGCCCTTCGTTCCAGAACGGTAG
- a CDS encoding ABC transporter permease yields the protein MRIELEKRPERSKLFSILSPFIALVLTLIVGAILFLALGKNPAEAMFYFFIDPLLVGWSLHELAIKATPLILIAVGLSVCFRSNNWNIGAEGQFVMGAIAGSVIPVMFHGWESPLVLPLMMISGAIGGALYAAIPALLKAKFNTNEILTSLMLVYVAQLFLDWLVRGPWRNPEGFNFPETRNFNASAILPEILDGGRAHWGLIFAIVAALATWFMMRSTLKGFEISVLGQSARAGRFAGFSATKMVFFAFLFSGAMAGLAGIAEVSGAIGQLRPVISPGYGFTAIIVAFLGRLNPLGIVAAGLVLALTYLGGEAAQISIGVSDKVARLFQGALLFFVLACDTLIHYRIRLRSTAKVTSVAAPHQTPAPVEAR from the coding sequence ATGCGCATTGAACTGGAAAAGCGTCCAGAGCGATCCAAGCTCTTTTCGATCCTCTCGCCTTTCATCGCGCTCGTCCTGACGCTGATCGTCGGGGCGATCCTGTTTCTGGCGCTCGGCAAGAACCCGGCCGAGGCGATGTTCTATTTCTTCATCGATCCGCTGCTTGTCGGCTGGTCGCTGCATGAGCTGGCCATCAAGGCGACGCCGCTCATTCTGATCGCGGTCGGGCTTTCGGTCTGTTTTCGCTCCAACAACTGGAATATCGGCGCCGAAGGCCAGTTCGTGATGGGCGCCATCGCCGGCTCAGTCATTCCGGTGATGTTCCATGGCTGGGAATCCCCGCTCGTGCTGCCGCTGATGATGATCTCGGGTGCGATCGGCGGTGCGCTCTACGCTGCGATCCCGGCGCTTCTCAAAGCCAAGTTCAACACCAATGAAATCCTGACGAGTCTGATGCTGGTCTACGTGGCGCAGCTCTTTCTCGACTGGCTGGTGCGCGGGCCGTGGCGCAACCCTGAAGGCTTCAACTTTCCCGAGACGCGGAATTTCAATGCCTCAGCGATCCTGCCGGAAATCCTCGATGGCGGGCGTGCGCATTGGGGCCTCATCTTCGCCATCGTCGCGGCACTTGCGACCTGGTTCATGATGCGCAGCACGCTCAAGGGCTTCGAGATTTCGGTGCTGGGCCAGTCGGCTCGGGCAGGGCGATTTGCCGGCTTTTCGGCGACCAAGATGGTGTTCTTCGCCTTCCTCTTTTCCGGTGCCATGGCAGGGCTTGCGGGCATTGCGGAAGTCTCTGGCGCTATAGGGCAGCTGCGGCCGGTGATTTCGCCGGGCTACGGCTTCACGGCGATCATCGTCGCCTTTCTCGGTCGCTTGAACCCGCTCGGCATCGTTGCCGCGGGTCTCGTTCTCGCGCTCACCTATCTCGGTGGCGAGGCGGCGCAGATCTCGATCGGGGTCTCGGACAAGGTCGCGCGGCTCTTCCAGGGCGCACTTCTGTTCTTTGTGCTCGCTTGCGACACGCTGATCCACTACCGCATCCGCCTGCGCTCTACCGCCAAGGTGACGAGCGTGGCGGCACCGCACCAGACACCGGCACCGGTGGAGGCACGCTGA